A stretch of the Bdellovibrio sp. 22V genome encodes the following:
- a CDS encoding 5-formyltetrahydrofolate cyclo-ligase, giving the protein MPVSWSSKKDCRSFFKSLCAQEFAQGLVHNQQQLNSHLRNYMSSQKGIWGAYRALPEEAQVEEVFQIPSIAWVFPRMHEGHLEFFEAPHFVLGPYGVWEPSQESVKKDLRELHGLLIPGLVFNKNGNRLGKGKGFYDKTLAGYQGIKVGIAFDFQVTVDPLPTEPHDVVMDYLITESGVVECKQYQE; this is encoded by the coding sequence ATGCCTGTTTCTTGGAGCTCTAAAAAGGACTGTCGTTCCTTCTTTAAATCTCTTTGCGCTCAAGAGTTTGCGCAAGGTCTTGTTCACAACCAACAGCAGCTCAATTCTCATTTGCGCAACTATATGAGTTCGCAAAAGGGAATCTGGGGAGCCTACCGTGCTCTGCCGGAGGAAGCGCAAGTCGAAGAGGTGTTTCAAATCCCTTCGATTGCTTGGGTTTTTCCGCGCATGCATGAAGGCCACTTGGAGTTTTTCGAAGCCCCGCATTTTGTGCTGGGACCTTACGGAGTGTGGGAACCATCCCAAGAATCCGTCAAAAAGGATCTGAGAGAACTTCACGGTCTGCTGATTCCAGGACTCGTGTTTAATAAGAATGGCAATCGCCTGGGGAAGGGCAAAGGGTTTTATGACAAGACTCTTGCTGGATACCAAGGGATTAAAGTCGGAATCGCTTTTGATTTTCAAGTCACAGTCGATCCACTTCCCACGGAGCCCCACGATGTCGTGATGGATTATCTCATTACGGAATCAGGCGTTGTCGAGTGCAAGCAGTATCAGGAGTAA
- the rny gene encoding ribonuclease Y — MEIVITAIIGVLLGGVGVFVVKRLQDENKKKSARIEAERIVNKAKSEAAKIKKDSETKAKDFEARARKNVEADIHKQKSTVKNKESQLERRLKEIDDQFKQKMEENERYLNTLKDREEKIAISENRIKDLEKKGEAHIAELKTKLESVASMSQDEARRQLLGALEDEAKMEAAKKIAAIEEEANKEADKKAKRILATALSRFASEYTSERTVSVLALPNDEMKGKIIGREGRNIRTLEALCGVDLIVDDTPEAVVISGFDPVRRELARRTIEKLMEDGRVHPARIEEVVEKQRNELMKSIKEEGERHVMELGIPNIHPELVKIIGGLKYRSYQGQNALNQALEVAQIAGLLAGEMGVNVKLARRAGLLHNIGKAIDHTAEGSYAFVGAEAAKKYNESEDVCHAIRAHDEEEKPHSILAWIVHAAYVLSSSRPGARRPQMDSFIHRLEDLESIGNSFDGVLKTLALQAGKDVRVLVESSKVTDDQAVMLSRDIARKIERELPQAGQVKVTVVRETRSVEHAR, encoded by the coding sequence ATGGAGATCGTTATCACCGCAATTATCGGTGTTCTTTTAGGTGGAGTAGGTGTTTTTGTTGTTAAGCGCCTTCAAGATGAAAACAAAAAGAAGTCAGCTCGTATCGAAGCGGAAAGAATCGTAAACAAAGCCAAGTCAGAAGCCGCAAAAATCAAAAAGGATTCTGAAACAAAAGCCAAGGATTTCGAAGCCCGCGCCCGCAAAAACGTCGAAGCCGACATTCATAAGCAAAAATCCACAGTTAAAAACAAAGAGTCTCAGTTGGAACGTCGTCTGAAAGAAATCGACGATCAGTTCAAACAGAAGATGGAAGAAAACGAGCGTTACCTTAATACGCTCAAAGACCGCGAAGAAAAAATCGCGATCTCAGAAAACAGAATCAAGGATTTAGAGAAAAAAGGCGAGGCGCACATTGCGGAGTTGAAGACGAAACTTGAAAGTGTCGCCTCCATGTCGCAAGACGAAGCTCGTCGTCAGCTTTTGGGAGCTCTTGAAGACGAAGCAAAAATGGAAGCAGCGAAAAAAATCGCAGCCATTGAAGAAGAAGCCAATAAAGAAGCTGATAAAAAAGCAAAACGTATTTTGGCGACAGCTCTTTCCCGTTTCGCATCGGAATACACCTCTGAGCGTACAGTCAGTGTCTTGGCTCTGCCGAACGACGAGATGAAGGGCAAGATTATCGGCCGTGAAGGTCGTAATATTCGTACCCTCGAAGCGCTTTGCGGTGTGGACTTGATCGTCGACGATACTCCGGAAGCGGTGGTGATCTCTGGTTTTGATCCAGTTCGCCGCGAGTTGGCTCGCCGTACTATCGAGAAATTGATGGAAGACGGTCGTGTGCATCCAGCACGTATCGAAGAAGTTGTTGAGAAACAACGTAACGAATTAATGAAGTCGATTAAAGAAGAAGGCGAGCGCCATGTGATGGAGTTGGGAATTCCAAACATCCATCCGGAGCTTGTGAAAATCATCGGCGGTTTGAAATACCGTTCATACCAAGGTCAAAACGCTTTGAACCAAGCTTTGGAAGTGGCACAGATCGCAGGACTTCTTGCGGGTGAAATGGGTGTGAACGTGAAGCTCGCTCGCCGTGCGGGTCTTTTGCACAATATCGGTAAAGCGATCGATCACACGGCCGAAGGCAGTTACGCTTTTGTTGGTGCTGAAGCCGCGAAAAAATACAATGAATCCGAAGATGTTTGCCATGCCATCCGCGCGCACGACGAAGAGGAAAAACCTCATTCGATTCTTGCGTGGATTGTGCATGCGGCTTACGTGCTTTCAAGCTCTCGTCCGGGCGCACGTCGTCCGCAAATGGATTCCTTCATCCATCGTTTGGAGGATTTGGAAAGCATCGGCAACAGCTTCGACGGAGTTCTTAAGACGTTGGCTTTGCAAGCGGGTAAAGACGTCCGTGTTCTTGTGGAATCCAGCAAGGTGACAGACGATCAAGCTGTGATGTTGTCTCGTGATATCGCTCGTAAGATCGAGCGCGAGCTGCCTCAGGCAGGCCAAGTGAAAGTCACTGTTGTTCGTGAAACAAGAAGTGTTGAGCACGCACGCTAA
- a CDS encoding 2Fe-2S iron-sulfur cluster-binding protein, with product MKIKFLPQNIEVEGTPNKSLLQIATENQLEIRSICKGVPSCAECRVRITEGESNVLPPGKAELNLIGTSHFIDGRRLSCQVRCFGDVTVDLTEQVERQENQTKKIRGFRSNKQIESKAVNDTMLLAEKDEEKPKR from the coding sequence ATGAAAATTAAATTTCTTCCGCAAAATATCGAAGTCGAAGGAACTCCTAACAAGAGTCTTTTGCAGATTGCGACGGAAAACCAGCTTGAGATTCGTTCAATCTGCAAAGGCGTTCCCTCTTGCGCTGAATGCCGCGTAAGAATCACGGAAGGGGAGTCGAATGTTCTTCCTCCGGGCAAAGCTGAATTAAATCTGATCGGCACTAGCCACTTTATCGATGGCCGCCGTTTGAGCTGCCAAGTACGCTGCTTCGGTGACGTGACGGTCGACCTCACAGAACAAGTCGAGCGCCAAGAAAATCAAACTAAGAAAATCCGCGGTTTCCGTTCTAACAAACAAATCGAATCAAAAGCCGTCAACGATACAATGTTGCTCGCGGAAAAAGACGAAGAAAAACCTAAAAGATAA
- a CDS encoding cell division protein ZapA: MTSDKKTYNFLIAGVPYKLKTSHDDATVQELVDFVNNKMNQAMSLTKNGSFQNAAVLTAMNLAEELILLKRKAHRELEKLEEKALQLSMDLENSKSNKVLNN, from the coding sequence GTGACATCTGATAAAAAAACCTACAATTTTCTAATTGCGGGTGTCCCTTACAAGTTAAAAACCTCTCATGACGATGCCACTGTTCAAGAGCTCGTCGATTTTGTTAACAACAAAATGAATCAAGCCATGTCCCTGACTAAAAACGGTTCTTTCCAAAATGCCGCTGTTTTGACAGCGATGAATTTGGCGGAGGAACTTATCCTTTTGAAAAGAAAGGCGCATCGCGAGTTGGAAAAACTCGAAGAAAAAGCGTTGCAACTTTCTATGGATCTAGAAAATTCCAAGAGCAACAAGGTTTTGAACAACTGA
- the tyrS gene encoding tyrosine--tRNA ligase, giving the protein MSFLDPREQLERIKFGVAEFINDEDMLKKLKKGKPLNIKLGADPTRPDIHIGHTVVINKLRTFQELGHKVFFLIGDFTAMIGDPSGKNTTRPMLTREEIEENGRTYAKQIFKILDPEKTEIVYNSSWIGKMTPVDFIKMSAQYTVARMLEREDFTKRYRSGTPIGIHEFLYPLTQGYDSVALNADVELGGTDQKFNLLVGRDMQSAYGQEPQCVLTMPILEGIDGVNKMSKSLDNYISVIDTPKDMFGKTMRISDELMFRWYELLTDISAHQLSQLKTDVAEKRKHPRDVKVNLAKFLIKRFHSEAAAQAAEEEFNRIFVDKGLPDEIPVANISAADLEGGTIGIRPLMVKVGLAASNGEAGRLIQGGAVQIAGTKISDPQLKIAEADLANGLVIKAGKTKYAKVVLK; this is encoded by the coding sequence ATGAGTTTTTTAGATCCTCGTGAACAGCTAGAAAGAATCAAGTTCGGTGTCGCTGAGTTTATCAACGACGAAGACATGCTTAAGAAGCTGAAAAAGGGAAAACCTCTCAACATCAAATTGGGAGCAGATCCGACACGCCCTGATATTCATATCGGTCACACGGTCGTGATCAATAAACTCAGAACCTTCCAAGAATTGGGACATAAAGTTTTCTTCTTGATCGGGGATTTCACGGCGATGATTGGGGACCCTTCAGGAAAAAATACGACTCGTCCTATGCTCACGCGCGAAGAGATCGAAGAAAACGGTCGTACTTACGCGAAGCAAATCTTTAAGATTTTGGACCCGGAAAAAACAGAGATCGTTTACAACTCCTCTTGGATTGGCAAAATGACTCCTGTTGATTTCATCAAAATGTCGGCACAATACACGGTCGCGCGTATGCTTGAGCGTGAAGACTTCACGAAGCGCTACAGATCCGGAACACCGATCGGTATTCACGAATTCTTGTATCCTTTGACTCAAGGCTATGACTCTGTGGCTTTGAACGCTGACGTCGAGTTGGGCGGTACGGATCAGAAGTTCAATCTTCTTGTTGGTCGTGACATGCAATCCGCTTACGGCCAAGAGCCTCAATGTGTTTTGACGATGCCGATTCTTGAGGGGATCGATGGCGTGAATAAAATGTCCAAGTCTTTGGACAACTATATTTCCGTGATCGATACGCCGAAAGACATGTTTGGTAAAACGATGCGCATCTCTGACGAGTTGATGTTCCGCTGGTACGAATTGCTCACGGATATTTCCGCGCATCAGTTGTCGCAGTTGAAAACCGACGTGGCGGAAAAACGCAAACATCCTCGTGATGTGAAAGTGAACTTGGCGAAGTTCTTGATCAAACGTTTCCACTCTGAAGCCGCAGCGCAAGCCGCTGAAGAAGAGTTTAATCGTATTTTCGTCGATAAAGGTCTTCCGGATGAAATTCCAGTGGCGAATATCTCTGCGGCGGATCTTGAAGGCGGCACTATTGGTATTCGCCCGTTGATGGTGAAAGTCGGTTTAGCAGCTTCTAACGGAGAAGCCGGACGTCTGATTCAAGGCGGTGCCGTACAAATCGCAGGAACGAAGATTTCGGACCCTCAATTGAAGATTGCAGAGGCCGACTTAGCGAACGGTCTTGTGATCAAAGCGGGTAAGACGAAATACGCGAAGGTCGTTCTAAAATAG